Proteins encoded by one window of Akkermansia muciniphila ATCC BAA-835:
- a CDS encoding UvrD-helicase domain-containing protein yields MLISASAGTGKTYQLSLRFLGLLALNSGNHPERLIAITFTRKAAGEFKDRILTDLAAGATDEAGAARLKERLWAVIKGTDGEPGLWPGAPEAWKEENLHRERFLHLLHILVQNLARLNLCTIDSLFAQIASASTFELGVSGFSMIDPTAEKLARREALLSLYRECSVNKERRKDFEDAFLSGADSDAEAADAEKSMMRRLGTYHELFLDVPDAGMWGNPVTLGFTPEELAPPVSLEQFDSVLHSLIFQVQQTPASEGKNGVKNKELFLRFLNGFSQYARLGRVRFRTEGGSAWAITVEEAREKFRDFWTPALEELIQSWLRMETLHTLRRTRATHGLMLLFENKYSSLVRNRGRFLFHDVTRMLGGGTMTPELKRDLQYRMYCRYDHWMLDEFQDTSQPQWHVIKPFLDDLAESKTGNEGSIFVVGDIKQSVYQWRGGDPELFRSVSSQLQLEQRGMSTSYRSVQPVLDLVNDICDYARTAPGCEPAALEQWGEYPAHRCAPHLEDRPGTSQIWQAPKAENVSANDQVCQAAADILERTGALRRGLETAILVSTKNQALVIKGWLTDHGIPAEVCDDVPVGVDSPLGKNLLYFFRWLLMPGDPFVVGLLTHSPLRPLITQGGPESMGWKEWRLLLERDGYAAVMEELEQRLLRGGTELTDFHRDRLAVWQNEAEQVDEQGVSLDEWIRRMEDLTRREDPAAGIVRIMTIHKSKGLGFDIVILPQIGRDTPFADGRHLTHFIKKNGEGGVEGIVLAPSRHVYMNIPQFRELYGEWRARQQFDGFCKLYVALTRAKRATYVILPYREDKEETEADSMWKVVRSSIRPLNRGTEDILPESGASCLYSRGLDGWYEEFPESIQKRAEKNALEWPPQKPLARERISPSGLSEEASPLQGEKHAGAGKAAALGSAVHAVFERITRWDDENKPAWALHPATEAERIVAECMEIPSIRELFTPPETARIMKEQRIEAIDGNNWISGIIDRLILDGDGARIVDFKTDHADTPEQLREHHANQLNAYARIVSRITGIPLERITRTIVSTCLKETVPIQ; encoded by the coding sequence ATGCTGATCTCCGCTTCCGCCGGAACGGGAAAAACCTACCAGCTCTCCCTGCGTTTCCTGGGGTTGCTGGCGCTGAACAGCGGCAACCACCCCGAACGCCTCATCGCCATTACGTTCACCCGAAAAGCGGCGGGAGAATTCAAGGACCGCATTCTGACAGACCTGGCCGCGGGGGCCACGGATGAGGCAGGCGCGGCGCGGCTGAAAGAACGGCTCTGGGCGGTTATCAAGGGAACGGACGGGGAGCCCGGTCTCTGGCCCGGCGCTCCGGAGGCATGGAAGGAGGAAAATCTGCATCGGGAACGCTTCCTCCATTTACTGCACATCCTGGTACAGAATTTGGCGCGACTCAACCTCTGCACCATTGACAGCCTGTTTGCCCAAATTGCCTCCGCCAGCACCTTTGAGCTGGGAGTCAGCGGCTTCAGTATGATTGACCCCACGGCGGAGAAACTGGCGCGCCGTGAAGCCCTGCTCTCCCTGTACCGGGAATGCTCCGTAAACAAAGAGCGAAGGAAGGATTTTGAAGACGCTTTCCTTTCCGGGGCGGATTCTGACGCGGAAGCCGCAGACGCGGAGAAATCCATGATGCGCCGCCTGGGCACCTATCACGAACTTTTTCTGGATGTGCCGGATGCCGGGATGTGGGGAAACCCCGTCACGCTGGGCTTCACACCGGAGGAGCTGGCGCCTCCCGTCTCTCTGGAACAATTTGATTCCGTCCTTCATTCCCTGATTTTCCAGGTTCAGCAAACTCCTGCGTCGGAAGGGAAAAACGGCGTAAAAAACAAAGAACTGTTCCTGCGCTTCCTGAACGGATTTTCCCAATACGCCAGGCTGGGCCGCGTGCGATTCCGTACAGAGGGTGGTTCCGCCTGGGCTATTACCGTGGAAGAGGCGCGGGAAAAATTCCGGGATTTCTGGACGCCTGCTCTGGAAGAACTCATCCAAAGCTGGCTTCGCATGGAAACCCTGCACACGCTGCGCCGAACCCGCGCCACGCACGGGCTGATGCTCCTGTTTGAGAACAAATATTCCTCCCTGGTCCGCAACAGGGGGAGATTCCTGTTCCACGACGTTACGCGCATGCTGGGAGGGGGCACCATGACGCCGGAACTCAAACGGGACCTGCAATACCGCATGTACTGCCGTTATGACCATTGGATGCTGGATGAATTCCAGGATACGTCCCAGCCCCAATGGCACGTCATCAAGCCTTTTCTGGATGATCTGGCGGAATCCAAGACTGGAAATGAAGGCAGCATTTTCGTGGTGGGGGACATCAAGCAGAGCGTGTACCAATGGCGCGGCGGAGACCCGGAGCTTTTCCGCTCCGTTTCTTCACAGCTTCAACTGGAACAACGCGGCATGTCCACTTCCTACCGTTCTGTCCAGCCAGTGCTGGACCTGGTCAACGATATTTGCGACTATGCCCGGACAGCGCCCGGGTGCGAACCCGCCGCCCTGGAACAGTGGGGAGAATATCCGGCGCACCGGTGCGCCCCTCATCTGGAAGACCGTCCCGGCACCTCCCAAATCTGGCAGGCGCCCAAGGCGGAAAACGTCTCCGCCAACGACCAGGTATGCCAGGCGGCGGCCGATATTCTGGAGCGTACAGGGGCCCTGCGCCGCGGCCTGGAAACAGCGATACTGGTCAGTACGAAAAACCAGGCTCTTGTCATCAAGGGCTGGCTGACGGACCACGGCATCCCCGCAGAAGTATGTGACGACGTTCCAGTAGGTGTGGACTCTCCGCTGGGAAAAAACCTGCTGTACTTCTTCCGCTGGCTGCTGATGCCGGGAGACCCCTTTGTCGTCGGCCTGCTCACCCACTCCCCTCTCCGGCCCCTCATCACGCAGGGAGGCCCGGAAAGCATGGGGTGGAAGGAATGGCGCCTCCTGCTGGAACGGGACGGTTACGCCGCCGTCATGGAGGAACTGGAACAGCGCCTGCTCCGGGGAGGGACGGAACTGACGGACTTCCACCGCGACCGCCTGGCCGTCTGGCAGAATGAGGCGGAACAGGTGGACGAACAGGGCGTTTCCCTGGATGAATGGATCAGGCGCATGGAAGACCTGACCCGCCGGGAAGACCCCGCCGCGGGAATTGTCCGAATCATGACCATCCACAAATCCAAAGGGCTGGGATTTGACATCGTCATCCTGCCCCAGATCGGCAGGGATACACCTTTTGCGGACGGAAGGCATCTGACCCATTTTATCAAAAAAAACGGGGAGGGCGGTGTGGAAGGCATTGTCCTGGCCCCCTCCCGGCATGTCTATATGAATATCCCGCAATTCCGGGAACTTTACGGGGAATGGCGCGCCCGGCAGCAATTCGACGGATTCTGCAAGCTGTATGTGGCGCTTACCCGGGCCAAGCGGGCTACCTACGTTATCCTCCCGTACCGGGAAGACAAGGAAGAAACGGAGGCAGATTCCATGTGGAAAGTAGTCCGTTCCTCTATCCGGCCCCTCAACCGGGGAACGGAAGACATACTTCCGGAATCCGGAGCGTCATGCCTGTACTCCCGCGGTCTTGACGGGTGGTATGAGGAATTCCCGGAAAGCATACAAAAACGCGCGGAGAAAAACGCGCTGGAATGGCCTCCGCAAAAACCGTTGGCCAGAGAACGGATATCCCCTTCCGGCCTGTCGGAGGAAGCCTCCCCGCTCCAGGGAGAAAAACACGCGGGCGCAGGGAAAGCCGCCGCGCTTGGTTCCGCCGTCCACGCCGTGTTTGAACGGATTACCCGCTGGGATGATGAAAACAAACCGGCGTGGGCTCTCCACCCTGCCACGGAGGCGGAACGCATCGTAGCGGAGTGCATGGAAATCCCATCCATCCGCGAACTTTTCACGCCTCCGGAAACGGCGCGCATCATGAAGGAACAGCGTATTGAAGCCATTGACGGGAATAACTGGATTTCCGGCATCATTGACAGGCTGATTCTTGATGGAGACGGCGCCCGCATCGTGGACTTCAAGACGGACCATGCCGATACCCCTGAGCAACTGCGCGAGCACCATGCAAACCAATTGAACGCTTACGCCCGCATCGTATCCAGAATCACCGGAATACCGCTGGAGCGCATTACGCGCACTATCGTCTCCACCTGCTTGAAGGAAACCGTCCCCATTCAATAA
- a CDS encoding DMT family transporter: MPSEALKGHIAMGAAAVIWGLMSPVSKLVMQQGEVSSASLATFRLLGAALLFWLASAFVPREPIKRKHRLPLFYASLFGIIFNQMAFTVGVGFTSPADAAIITTITPVLTMILAAFVLREMVTGKKIIGVCASAIGAMLLVSGSGAHAAALPGDNNLLGDILCLASQCSVAVYFVFFKNLIGRYSPVTLLKWMFTYAAAACLPFTFREVGSIHYSALPVQTWLGIAYVVALATFVSYICLSFAQQRLKPTAVSMYNYCQPVIASSVAVMWGMDHFGWMKVLSVLLVFTGVLLVTGTRGKRAVQEQ, encoded by the coding sequence ATGCCATCAGAAGCGCTGAAAGGACATATCGCGATGGGAGCGGCGGCCGTCATCTGGGGCCTCATGTCTCCCGTCAGTAAACTGGTCATGCAGCAGGGAGAAGTAAGTTCCGCCTCTCTCGCCACATTCCGCCTGCTGGGAGCGGCCCTCCTGTTCTGGCTGGCCTCCGCTTTCGTGCCAAGGGAACCCATAAAGAGGAAGCATCGGCTGCCTCTGTTTTACGCCTCCCTGTTCGGAATCATTTTCAACCAGATGGCCTTCACGGTGGGCGTAGGGTTCACTTCCCCGGCGGATGCGGCCATCATCACCACCATTACACCGGTATTGACCATGATTCTGGCGGCGTTCGTCCTCCGGGAAATGGTCACGGGGAAAAAAATCATCGGGGTCTGCGCCAGCGCCATCGGAGCCATGCTGCTGGTTTCCGGCAGCGGCGCGCATGCGGCGGCCCTACCGGGAGACAACAACCTGCTGGGGGACATTCTCTGCCTGGCTTCCCAGTGCAGCGTAGCCGTTTACTTTGTTTTTTTTAAGAACCTGATTGGCAGATACTCTCCCGTCACCCTGCTGAAATGGATGTTTACGTATGCCGCAGCCGCCTGCCTCCCCTTCACCTTCCGGGAAGTGGGTTCCATCCATTATTCCGCTCTGCCCGTACAAACATGGCTGGGCATTGCCTATGTGGTGGCTCTGGCTACTTTTGTCAGCTATATCTGCCTGTCTTTCGCCCAGCAGAGGCTGAAACCCACCGCCGTCAGCATGTACAATTACTGCCAGCCGGTGATCGCATCATCCGTAGCGGTGATGTGGGGCATGGACCACTTCGGATGGATGAAAGTCCTCTCCGTCCTGCTGGTATTCACAGGTGTGCTTCTGGTCACCGGAACCAGGGGAAAACGGGCCGTCCAGGAACAATAA
- a CDS encoding PD-(D/E)XK nuclease family protein, translating to MNRFFLSWDKPACRAVAERLLSLGNGFHRHLVLVPTRESGRQLREYLASISRTQAIFAPQVIPADQFPRMEEKEETASAPEELAGWLLALGKTPHRLYPRLFPRTMPEDFSSMLEMAGSLQNLRHAMANQGVSCIMAHHACAGRDERWKDMERLEGQCTQQLESWKLEDRTAMKAEAPPRLLNSLRETGGNIILACTAEVPPPLRHALQHAERNGVPVQIWIHAPEEEAASFDSWGCPLPEEWSRRPIPIRDGQIRIAANPARLAEETCRIIARTAEGGTPDIALGVCDPDMNVALDAALRQYGWGLHNPEGKPFAGSGVMDLLRNLRRALEEKGTARPVYSLARSSLLCASLGIKGQQGCCAALDKIQQKFLPETEEYLLSRLKEAYPGAFPSIQAILEWRNRMAEPGMLGERLMEWFPALATIYGPETEAMEMFHSCLSGLMRLQQRSTAFSSPETALLLLMKCLQPLRVRNRRKAHAALDSLGWMEVHFRPERNLILTGLNEGTVPEGGVSDQFMPEELRETLGIDSFNRKKARDSFLLTALLHSREREGSLTILLSRTSSRNDPLTPSSLLMRCPEAELPHRVERLFQEISDVPAPLPYQRGNWHLQPAEGWKTAADIGAMAPGYKNPWKEKGLAFSPSVLKRFLACPMRFWMREALHMNEEEFLPDKEDMAVNELGTMLHDVLECFCREHAVLKDGMNAASFQNAITEILEQTFRKQYGPSPLMPLLLQKRSMEQRLSVYAVQHLQALQEGWSCIAFEHQVENWILGGFPMKFRIDRIDRHADGHIRVIDYKTGAASSCEKKHLDPLGRPDALPLLSPALHPYTKRLKNGKLAHARWKDLQLPVYVLWASETYGGHPSAAYYALPANPMDIGISSWDTLHDTMPGYEECALDSACSWTVELMKLLHEGRGLITAEELGWTPPSYDVFKDLMTSRRESLQDLLGLRLTPHLPF from the coding sequence ATGAACCGATTCTTTCTATCCTGGGACAAACCGGCCTGCCGTGCTGTAGCGGAACGCCTGCTTTCCCTGGGAAATGGCTTCCACCGGCATCTGGTGCTGGTTCCCACACGGGAATCCGGAAGGCAGCTGAGGGAATACCTTGCCTCCATTTCCCGTACACAGGCCATCTTTGCTCCCCAAGTCATTCCGGCAGACCAGTTCCCCCGGATGGAAGAAAAGGAAGAAACGGCGTCCGCTCCGGAAGAACTGGCCGGGTGGCTCCTGGCCCTGGGGAAAACGCCTCACCGCCTTTATCCCCGCCTGTTTCCACGCACCATGCCGGAGGATTTTTCCAGCATGCTGGAAATGGCCGGCAGCCTGCAAAACCTGAGGCACGCCATGGCGAACCAGGGCGTCTCCTGCATCATGGCCCACCATGCCTGTGCGGGCAGAGACGAACGCTGGAAGGACATGGAAAGGCTGGAGGGACAATGCACGCAACAACTGGAAAGCTGGAAGCTTGAAGACAGGACCGCCATGAAGGCGGAAGCCCCGCCCCGGCTGCTGAATTCCCTGAGGGAAACAGGTGGAAACATTATTCTGGCCTGCACAGCGGAGGTGCCGCCCCCCCTGCGCCATGCCCTCCAGCATGCGGAAAGAAATGGCGTACCCGTCCAGATATGGATACATGCGCCGGAAGAAGAAGCCGCCTCCTTTGATTCCTGGGGATGCCCTCTGCCGGAAGAGTGGTCCCGGCGCCCCATCCCAATCCGCGACGGTCAAATCAGAATTGCGGCCAACCCGGCGCGGCTGGCTGAAGAAACGTGCCGCATCATCGCCCGCACAGCGGAAGGAGGAACGCCGGACATCGCCCTGGGCGTTTGCGATCCTGACATGAACGTCGCCCTGGACGCAGCTCTGCGCCAATACGGCTGGGGCCTCCACAATCCGGAAGGGAAGCCTTTTGCCGGAAGCGGCGTCATGGACCTGCTCCGCAACCTTCGGCGGGCGCTGGAAGAAAAGGGGACGGCGCGCCCCGTCTATTCCCTGGCGCGCTCCTCCCTGCTCTGCGCCTCCCTGGGAATAAAAGGCCAGCAGGGTTGCTGCGCCGCGCTGGACAAAATCCAGCAGAAATTCCTTCCGGAAACGGAAGAATACCTGCTTTCCAGGCTGAAAGAGGCTTATCCCGGCGCCTTTCCTTCCATCCAGGCCATTCTGGAATGGCGGAACCGGATGGCGGAACCGGGAATGCTGGGGGAACGGCTGATGGAATGGTTCCCGGCTTTGGCAACCATCTATGGCCCGGAGACGGAAGCCATGGAAATGTTCCATTCCTGCCTTTCCGGGCTCATGCGTCTGCAACAGCGCTCCACCGCGTTTTCCAGCCCGGAGACGGCTCTCCTGCTCCTGATGAAATGCCTCCAGCCGCTGCGTGTCAGAAACAGGAGAAAAGCTCATGCGGCGCTGGATTCCCTGGGCTGGATGGAAGTTCACTTCCGCCCGGAAAGAAACCTCATTCTCACGGGACTAAACGAAGGGACCGTACCGGAAGGAGGCGTTTCCGACCAGTTTATGCCGGAGGAACTGCGGGAAACCCTGGGCATTGATTCCTTTAACCGGAAAAAAGCCCGGGACAGTTTTCTGCTGACCGCCCTGCTCCATTCCCGCGAACGGGAAGGCAGTCTCACCATCCTTCTCTCCCGGACCAGCAGCAGGAACGATCCTCTGACCCCTTCCTCCCTGCTCATGCGCTGCCCGGAGGCGGAGCTGCCGCACCGCGTAGAACGGCTTTTCCAGGAAATCAGCGATGTGCCCGCTCCCCTGCCCTACCAGCGCGGAAACTGGCATCTTCAACCCGCGGAAGGCTGGAAGACCGCTGCGGACATCGGCGCGATGGCGCCCGGCTACAAAAACCCGTGGAAGGAAAAAGGGCTGGCCTTCTCCCCCTCCGTCCTCAAAAGGTTCCTGGCCTGCCCCATGCGCTTCTGGATGCGGGAGGCGCTGCACATGAATGAGGAAGAATTCCTGCCGGACAAAGAGGACATGGCCGTCAACGAGCTGGGCACCATGCTGCACGACGTGCTGGAATGTTTCTGCCGGGAACACGCCGTCCTGAAAGACGGCATGAACGCAGCCTCCTTTCAGAACGCTATCACGGAAATACTGGAACAAACCTTCCGGAAACAATACGGCCCCTCCCCCCTCATGCCCCTGCTGCTGCAAAAACGCTCCATGGAACAGAGGCTTTCCGTTTACGCCGTTCAGCATTTGCAGGCCCTTCAGGAAGGATGGTCCTGCATTGCCTTTGAGCACCAGGTAGAAAACTGGATACTGGGCGGCTTCCCCATGAAATTCCGCATTGACCGCATTGACCGCCATGCGGACGGGCACATACGGGTCATTGACTACAAAACGGGAGCGGCCTCCTCCTGTGAAAAAAAGCATCTGGACCCGCTCGGACGGCCGGACGCCCTGCCCCTGCTTTCCCCAGCCCTGCATCCCTACACCAAACGCCTGAAAAACGGGAAACTGGCGCACGCGCGCTGGAAAGACCTGCAGCTACCCGTTTATGTGCTGTGGGCCTCGGAAACCTACGGGGGCCATCCCTCTGCGGCTTATTACGCCCTTCCCGCCAATCCCATGGACATCGGAATCTCCTCCTGGGACACCCTCCACGACACCATGCCCGGGTATGAGGAATGCGCGCTGGACAGCGCCTGTTCCTGGACGGTGGAGCTGATGAAACTTCTTCATGAAGGACGCGGTCTCATCACTGCGGAGGAACTGGGCTGGACACCGCCCTCTTATGACGTATTCAAGGACCTGATGACTTCCCGGAGGGAAAGCCTGCAGGATCTGCTGGGCCTCCGCCTCACCCCCCACCTTCCTTTTTAA
- a CDS encoding DpnI domain-containing protein, whose amino-acid sequence MDLFFNNNVTEGYKNHSQIARRLTEDWVERNMFCPICGHSVLNHYQNNKPVADFYCCCCHSDFELKSLKSSNKILSKKINDGAYDTMISRIKSYNNPNFFFMNYADGAVNNLWLIPNHFFIPAIIEKRPPLSANAKRAGWTGCNILLSEIPESGKIQIIKNSIVIEKEEILAKYKRTKSLLTKNLDSRGWLMDVLACVERLPNKDFTLNEMYLFTEELQAKHPVNTFIQPKIRQQLQRLRDKGYIEFLDRGHYRKL is encoded by the coding sequence ATGGACTTATTTTTCAATAATAATGTGACTGAAGGCTACAAAAACCATAGCCAAATAGCAAGAAGACTAACCGAAGATTGGGTAGAACGCAATATGTTTTGCCCTATTTGTGGACACTCTGTATTGAATCATTACCAAAACAACAAACCTGTTGCCGACTTCTATTGTTGTTGCTGCCATTCGGACTTTGAACTAAAAAGTCTTAAAAGTTCCAATAAAATATTAAGCAAAAAGATAAATGATGGAGCCTATGACACGATGATTAGCCGGATAAAATCATATAACAATCCAAACTTCTTTTTTATGAACTATGCAGATGGAGCGGTAAACAACCTTTGGCTAATTCCTAACCATTTCTTTATTCCTGCTATTATTGAAAAACGTCCTCCTCTCTCAGCAAATGCAAAAAGAGCGGGATGGACAGGCTGCAATATCCTTTTGAGTGAAATACCAGAAAGTGGAAAAATACAAATCATCAAAAACTCTATTGTAATTGAGAAAGAAGAAATTCTTGCAAAATACAAACGTACAAAATCACTCTTAACAAAAAACCTTGATAGTCGAGGATGGCTTATGGATGTTCTTGCCTGCGTTGAAAGACTCCCCAACAAAGACTTTACACTTAATGAAATGTATTTATTTACTGAAGAACTTCAAGCAAAACATCCTGTAAATACTTTCATTCAACCTAAGATACGTCAACAACTACAGCGTTTACGCGACAAAGGGTATATAGAATTCTTAGATAGAGGACACTATCGAAAATTGTAA
- a CDS encoding PEP-CTERM sorting domain-containing protein (PEP-CTERM proteins occur, often in large numbers, in the proteomes of bacteria that also encode an exosortase, a predicted intramembrane cysteine proteinase. The presence of a PEP-CTERM domain at a protein's C-terminus predicts cleavage within the sorting domain, followed by covalent anchoring to some some component of the (usually Gram-negative) cell surface. Many PEP-CTERM proteins exhibit an unusual sequence composition that includes large numbers of potential glycosylation sites. Expression of one such protein has been shown restore the ability of a bacterium to form floc, a type of biofilm.) translates to MKKSLLSLALISSTLLAVEAATVQIDFGRSDATTDGVLNMNYDSASAALGSMPGSVSLAWSTAEWPVGDNGHTTTKTVEEEADWKNPFNGSMPFSLGDTFRDGLLTQTADGSGSFTVTFSGLAAGEYSLSIFGGFTGKDAFAGQTWTIGNADASNAVWTSFGTDASGNWAEISSVTGDNSGVLTPANASTSSATANKGLYATVENVVVGEDGTLTLTIQGDGSKGYGLTALNYLSLTQVPEPATAALSLLGAAALFLRRRRD, encoded by the coding sequence ATGAAGAAATCCTTGTTGTCTTTAGCTTTAATCTCAAGTACCTTGCTTGCCGTAGAGGCGGCAACGGTGCAAATTGATTTCGGACGCAGTGACGCCACGACGGACGGCGTGCTCAATATGAATTATGATAGTGCCTCCGCCGCTTTGGGCAGCATGCCGGGAAGCGTTTCTTTGGCATGGAGTACGGCAGAATGGCCTGTAGGGGATAATGGCCATACCACCACCAAGACAGTTGAGGAAGAAGCCGATTGGAAAAATCCTTTCAACGGCAGCATGCCTTTCAGCTTGGGGGACACTTTTCGTGACGGTCTTTTAACGCAGACGGCCGACGGGTCCGGCTCTTTCACTGTAACGTTCAGCGGTCTTGCCGCCGGGGAGTATTCCTTGTCCATCTTTGGAGGTTTCACAGGCAAGGATGCATTTGCCGGTCAAACCTGGACGATCGGAAACGCCGATGCTTCCAATGCCGTCTGGACAAGCTTCGGCACAGACGCCAGCGGGAACTGGGCCGAAATTTCTTCCGTGACGGGCGATAATTCCGGAGTCCTTACTCCGGCGAACGCTTCCACTTCCAGCGCTACTGCTAATAAAGGGCTTTATGCTACGGTAGAGAATGTCGTGGTAGGGGAAGACGGGACGCTTACCCTTACGATTCAGGGGGATGGGAGCAAGGGGTACGGCCTTACAGCCCTTAATTACCTTTCCCTGACGCAGGTGCCGGAACCCGCTACGGCAGCATTGAGCCTGCTGGGCGCTGCTGCCCTGTTCCTGCGCCGCCGCAGGGACTGA